The following is a genomic window from Rana temporaria chromosome 7, aRanTem1.1, whole genome shotgun sequence.
ctcaatgttaagtatggccgtcgttcccgcgtacaattttgcgtaagtcgtccgtgaatagggctggacgccatttacgtccacgtcaaaaccaatggcgtccttgcgacgtcatttagcgcaatgcacgtcgggaaattttagggacggcgcatgcgccgttcattcggcgcggggacgcgcttcatttaaatgaaacacgccccctacccgccgcatttgaattccgcgcccttatgccgcgagagatacactacgccgccgtaacttatggtgcaAATTTGTTGTGGATttaaaacaaagccaagtaagttgcGGTgtggcgtatctcagatacgctgcgccggtgcagatctttgtggatctgcccctttgtattCGAAAATTATTTGAATTCAAATTCcatccaaatatttttttccgttattttggatttgtttaaccacttaagacccggacctttaggcagctaaatgcccaggccaggttttgcgatacagcactgcgttgctttaacagacaattgcgctgtcgtgcgacgtggctcccaaacaaaattggcgtccttttttccccacaaatagagctttcttttggtggtatttgatcacctctgcggtttttattttttgcgctataaacaaaagaagagcgtcaactttgaaaaaaattcaatattttttactttttgctacaataaatatccccaaaaacatatataaacatatttttttcctcagtttaggccgatacgtattcttctacctatttttggtaaaaaaaatcgcaataagcgtttatcgattggtttgcacaaaatttatagcgacacatttttgggaccattgaaattttcacagcaaaaaatgcatttaaattgcattctttattgtgaaaatgacagttgcagtttgggagttaaccacaaaaaCCCTTAGTTCTAATTTAACCCCCCCCCTGGAGGAGTGGGACCAttacacagtggtcacatgatcacgaGCAGGACCAttacacagtggtcacatgattgggagtAGGACCATTTTTACTGCTACAGGTCGACGTTGTGTGCAGTAtcaggtatatactgtatacatgatCCTGCTTTTTTCCGGTAGGGGGGTGTGAATGCGGGGCCTGATCAGGGGgtaccgcggactcgatgtctgtcgCAACCCGCCGATCATCAGCAACGGAGACAGAACTGCaatctacctatgtaaacaaggaagattGCCGTTCTGACAGaatcgtcggatgttttttcacctttatgcatagaatgcattaaggtgaaaaaaacatgtactGTACCGTTACAACCTTTTTAAGCTATTGGATTCTGAGATTTGCCCTCACTTCCTATGGGAGCCGCTGGTTGCTGATTGTATTTAAAGTGGCGGAATACAGAGCTGTCATTCTCATCCTTGCGGCATTAAATAATAAGTGACAGACCTAGAACAAGTATGAAACCAGCCAATTCTGTACAGCTTTCTGATTGGTTCAGGTGACTTCCTAACAACAACCAGGATGACGGTGACAGTCTTGGAACGATCACATTCAGCACTCGTCAACCCTCACtgtccctctgaaaagtgatttgTTTTACagcatacaataaaaaaagagtctggaaaaaaaaaaacaagagacacTGGAATAAAACCCTTCTGTATAAGTTCATTAAATAATCATGTAAATATATcctcataaataaatacaatcatGAATTAATTTATTAAACGGATAAATATTAATTGGATGGACTTATaaattaatagctagattcaggtagggcggcgcatctttcaggcggcgtagcgtatcgtatttacgctacgccgccgtaagtcagagaggcaagtgctgtattcacaaagcacttgcctcctaagttacggcggcgtagcgtaaatggggccggcgtaagcgcccctaattcaaatgaggatgaggggggcgtgttttatgtaaatgattggtgacccgacgtgattgacgttttttacgaacggcgcatgcgccgtccgtgtacatatcccggtgtgcattgctccaaagtacgccgcaaggacgtattggtttcgacgtgaacgtaaattccgtccagccccattcacggacgacttacgcaaacgacgtaaatttttcaaatttcgacgcaggaacgacggctatacttaacattgactaggccacctagggggcagctttatctttacgcccgcgtacctcttacggaaacggcctatctttactgcgacggacaagcgtacgttcgtgaatcggcgtatctagtcatttgcatattctactccgaactcaacggaagcgccatctagcggccagcgtaaatatgcaccctaagatacgacggcataggagacttacgccgctcgtatcttagcctaatttaagcgtatctggtttccagaatacgcttaaatttacgacggggtagattcagagttacgacggcgtatctactgatacgccggtgtaactgcttctgaatctggccctaattctACATGATTAGGACCCTATATTTCATAATATTATGTAAGTTATGTGTATTAAAAAGTATATGAAATGTGTATATAAATTGCTAAAATATGCACATTTAAAGTGTCAATTCATTTCCTTTTCTAAGATCACaagcaatgaaaaaaaatatttttttgtggataaataaaatgataaaataaataaaaatagattggCGTTGatattattacatttatatttaatacATATATAAATTGTTGTGTATACTGTATCTCTATTTACTTTGGGATATTCAGAGTTTTACCCTCAGTACAACATAACCACCAGTAAACTATTGCAGGcttgctataaacaaatatatgaaACTGGATACAAAgtataaataactaaataaacaAAGTATCTCTGTTAATAACAAACAAAGACAACCTGCTGTCAAATACAGGAGCATAGTGAGAGTTTGGACAGTCTTAATTATTACAGGGTGGTGTCGTGAACTTCTAGCCCAGCATTGAGACCCTTTGGAGCCAATGTATCCAGATTAAAAATCCAATAGGTCTCCCGATGACATAGCTTTTAAATCTTTCTGCAAAGGATCTTTCTTTTGGTATCATTTCCACTATCCAGATTTTTAATCCTTCTGTAGACTTGctgtattttaaagcaaaatgtatTGGTGCACTATGAGCAAGATGTCCTGAGTCAATGAGTCTCCTATATGTAACATACCTTTTGCGTATCGTTCTCATCATGCAATCTATATACTAAGGGCCAatggggcagcacaggggctgccaggattttttttaccagggtAACCTCAGAGTATAGTTAAGTCAGATGAAAGTCAGACTGATGGTCAGGCACAGGCTGGAAGGTCTAGACTCACATTAAAGTCTGTTAACAAAGCCAGGTGTGAAGACTACATCATTGCTGAAaactgtaatgtaaaaaaatgtccaGCAGATGGGGGAGAACAGGATCCACCAACTATATAGAGGggtgtttataaaaaataaatacaaatcacaGCGCTATTGTCACAGGAAAAATGTGCATACATTTACTCTGTGTTAATAGGGCAAAATCGAATGTTATTACACAATTTTTTCTGTAGGTTAAATGTCAATAATTCATATTACTGGAGTAAGTGAGGAAGATACAGCATTATGGCCACAGGATGGCCCTAATgaccataataaataaatcattagctccatctagtggccataatgtggtattttcctgaatccctttgtataaataaataacattcaacatgcagagaaaataGCCTTAGGTCATTTATTTTTGACCTATCCACACAGAACAAATGCACACACAGATTCACAGGATGAAGATatgtagatttttattttattacacccTTAGGTCTCCTATATTCTTCATGAGAGGTCAGGAAACTAGCTGCCTGTGATCTGCAATGGATCTTTTCATTACCTCTTGAGCAAAACTGACTAACATTTTCTATATCTTTCCACTAGGAGGTCCACGGCTTTCCAAACTTGTTTGTTTCTCAAACTATAAACCAGAGGATTTAACGTTGGAACAAGCGCTGTGTACAGCAAGGAAAGCGTCTTATTCTGTTCCTCGGATTGTTTAGAGCGTGGGATCAAGTAGGAACTGAGAGACGGTACATAAAATAATACGAGGATGGTGAGATGGGATGAGCAGCTGGAGAAGGCCTTCAACCTTCCTGCTGAGCTTTGAATCTTTAGAATAGTTactattatacatatatatgagGCTAAAGTCAACAGAAATGGAATCACCCCCAAAAATAGGCATTCTATGGACACCATTGTCTCAATGTTGGTGACGTCACTACTGGAGAGCTCAATCATGGTCTTCAGATCACAGTAGAAATGACTGATCTCTTGGAAATTACAGAAAAATAAGTTAGATACCAGTAAGGCATGGGCGAAGGAATTGCAAAACCCAACAAACCAGGCAATGGAACATAACACGAAGCATAAGTTTGGGTTCATGATGGCGGTATAGCGGAGAGGGACACAAATGGCTACATATCGGTCATATGCCATGAACGTCAAGAGGAAAAACTCAGTTCCAACACAGAAAGTGAAGAAAAACATCTGAGTGATACATTCTGTGAAAAGGATCCGGGTATCTCCAGATATCGTAACAGATAAAAATTTAGGCAGAGTAGCCGACACGTAGACGATGTCCTGGACAGAAAGGTTACACAGGAAGTAATACATTGGGGTATGCAGCTGGGATATTGTGTACACCAGACCAATAATAACCAAGTTTCCGGACACAGCCACTAAATACATCAATAGAATCCCAAAGAAAAGAACAAGACTAAACTCAAATGGCAAAGAGAAAGCCGAAAGATGGAAATCTCTCTCCTCCGTGCAATTCATCAAAAGGGCTGTGGGTGGAAATCAGACACTGTATGAAAACAAGGCCATGTGTCAAAAATAAGTATTAATTCGATACCACACCTAACCTAGAGTAGGCATCACTAAATGATGGACTATGGTCTAGATTTGGACCAAGTCACTGTCCCATCTGGACCTGCTGTGGTTGTGCCATTTAGGAGCTGGTTTTTGCCTTCAGCCTCGCTAATGCTGTCATCTTTGCAGAGCTGACATTGGGAGGCAGCACAGCGTGCTGGAGGACATGAGTTGCCCCAGTTAACTAAgtagttgctaggatgcagggtgGTCCTTGCAAACAATTACAAGCTGGTTATCAGTAAAGGTTGTGCAACTGTAAACTTTTTTCAGATTTTACAAAGGTAAGTCTACAAGCATCCAGAACTGCCCTGCCTCCCGATATCAGCTCTAGTCCTGCTGTGCTTCCCGACCTCTATGTAAGCTTGGATGGGCTACGACACTACTATGAAAGGACGCTGAAGCTGGAGACTgcgaaggaagaggggagagatatAAAAGGGGGGACAAGGACAGGAATATAAAGGAGGCTGGGGACTGCAATGTTAAGGAGGGGGTTAATATAAAGGGGGGCCAAAGACAAGAATGTTAATGGGGGCTGGGGACTGCAATGTGAAGGGAGTGAGGACAGGTATGTAAAGTGggctgaggactgtgatgtgaagggagatTGAGGACACCGACATGAAGGGGGACAGATGTGAAGTGAGGGGCTGTGATCTAACAAAAGGGGGGGTTGTGATGTGCCAGAGGGACTGAGAACGCTGAGGTTTACATCATTGTGTCCTGCATTCTACATACATCCCCATCAGAAGAGTTATTGGATAAGATCATTAAAAGAGATCAGGGAGATTAAGAGTTTTCATTTCCCATAAATTTTGATAAAATGTTCCCATTTTGGCAAAATGCATTGGAGTGAATGAAGAAGGGGAAATTATGGTGGGTTTGGCATTCTTTAAGGGTCTGACGGATCCCAAATAGCTCTAGAGGATTGTGGAAGCTCTTTTCAACTACCCTGGACTTGTTCTTgtgcttcattattttttttccactccttcagtctcctcttgcattgctaacttactaactgacatatcaaCATGGATGTCGTACCTCCTCCaactaaatctctctaaaaccAAGCTAGTAATATACCCCCCGCTCACGCCCTCCTCTATGGCCTTTCTTTTAAGATCAATAATACAACTATCATTTCCTCTTCCTATGCCAGGGTACTAGGTGGAATCCTAGACTCAGACCTGTCTTTTCAGCCCTAAATCCAATCACTGTCAAAAGCTTGTAGACTTCCCCTCCGTAACTTCTCTAAAATTTGCCCTTTTTTAACTTTAGAAACCACCAAGAtgctcattcactcccttgttatctcttgcCTTGACCATTGCATTGACCATTGCAACTCCTTTCTCTTAGGTTTAGCCCTCCATAGGCTATCCTCTCTTCAGTCTATCACGAATTCTACTGCCAGACTCAGTGTCTACTACCCCTCTCCGccgccaatccctacactggcttctGATTGCCCAGCAAATTCAATTAAAAATACTAACAGCATACAAAGCCACCCACAACTCTGCCTCAAGCTACTTCACTaaacttgtctccaaatatcacccaaactgtcctctctgttcctcccaagacctcctgctctctaactcccttgtctcctcctccccccatgcttgtctccaggacttctccagagcttctcccattctCTTGTACTCTCTACCTACCTCAAGCTGACCAGACATCTCCTACTCTGGCTgcctttaggtgatccctgaaaacccatctcttttggaagcctatcacgtctccaactaactGAACGTTTAACTCTTTCATTAGCTCATCCCCAACAGTTACCACCTTCTATACCACTtgtcccaccctattagattgtaagctcttctgagcactGGGCCGTCTCAACCCTcttgtatttaattgtattgGAACTGTACAGTCTCAACTtagattgtaaagctttgtgcaaacttttggtgctatataaatcctgcataataataataataataataataataataataataataataataataataagaagaagaagaagaagcagaagaagaagaattaaaaaataaagatcaAATGCACAGAAGAAGGGAGAAAAACTCAAAATCAAGAAAACACAAAATTATATTGACCCTTCAGCAAACacactctccaaaaaaaaaaaaatgtttttaatttaataatttttttaaattttattttatcaaatttttctatttctaaacttTGAGGTGAAACAAGTTTTATTTAAATCACTCTACTCCTCCCTATTCACGTATTTATAATTATGTTTCTGTTGAGCCTCTCAATACACAGATCAGTATTACAATGTAACAAtaaaccccacaatagggataaaatgtAACACtaaaccccacaatagggatacaatgtaacaataaaccccacaatagggataaaatgtAACACtaaaccccacaatagggataaaatgtAACAATGAACGAAATACTGTAGGACACTCATTGTAATAATCTGCATCCAGATCCCCCAACTCCATGTTGCTTTCAGCTAAAACCATGAATATTTCTACAGCCAATTGCTTGCTTGACATTTTGGAATTAATGATTTCTGCGCAATTGctttaaagccgcgtacacacgaccgtttttcatgacgtgaaaaatgccatttttttaattggtcgttaaaaaactattgtgtgtgggctccagagcaaaaATGGGCATTAACAATTTAgaatatgctctattttttctcgtcgtttttctcgtcgtgaaaaatggtcgtgtgtaggctttaacgacgggaaaaaatgcgcatgctcagaggcaagttatgagatgggagcgcgtgttctggtaaaactagcgtttgtaatggagatagcacattggtCAGGCTGTAACGGactaaaaagcacgaagactgaaaagcgtgaatcgtctctcaccaaattttactaacatgaaatcagcaaaagcagccccaagggtggcgccatccgaatggaacttcctctttattgtgccgtcgtatgtgttgtacgtcaccgcgttttgctcgagttttttttttccgtgtgtAGGCaaagcaggcttgacaagaatcacgtcgagaaaaactttgtttttttccatgacattaaaaacggtcattaCAGTTTGGACCTTACCTATCAAGCACAGCATGTAATcagatatagggctagattcagaaagaatttacgccggcgtatctatagatacgccgcataaattcaaatctgcgccggcgtatcttctttctgtattcagaaagcaagatacgccgaaattaggctaagatccgactggcgtaagtctcttacgccgtcgtatcttagggtgcatatttacgctggccgctaggtggtggcgctgccgtcgatttcagcgtagaatatgcaaatgagctggatacgccgattcagaaacgtaagtgcgcccggaggatttttttacttagtttgcgtaaggctttttccggcgtaacgttactcctgctatatgaggcatagccaatgttaagtcgttcccgtgtcgaattttaaaaattttacgtagtttgcgtaagttgttcgcgaatagggctttgcataaattacgttcacgtcgaaagcattggcccagattcaagtagaatcgcgcaatatttgcgtgggcaaagagcacatttttttctctgcgcccacgcaaatattgcgctttgcctgcgattcacggagcagttgctccgtaaattgcgcgggcaatatgctaagcagccggacgcaaggctgcctaatgtaaatgatcccgccgggggcgggaatcatttaaattaggcgcgctcccgcgccgagcgaacagcg
Proteins encoded in this region:
- the LOC120944780 gene encoding olfactory receptor 1G1-like; this translates as MNCTEERDFHLSAFSLPFEFSLVLFFGILLMYLVAVSGNLVIIGLVYTISQLHTPMYYFLCNLSVQDIVYVSATLPKFLSVTISGDTRILFTECITQMFFFTFCVGTEFFLLTFMAYDRYVAICVPLRYTAIMNPNLCFVLCSIAWFVGFCNSFAHALLVSNLFFCNFQEISHFYCDLKTMIELSSSDVTNIETMVSIECLFLGVIPFLLTLASYICIIVTILKIQSSAGRLKAFSSCSSHLTILVLFYVPSLSSYLIPRSKQSEEQNKTLSLLYTALVPTLNPLVYSLRNKQVWKAVDLLVERYRKC